ATCATGCTCTTTATCTTTCGTCAGAAAATTTCAATAATATTTTATGGAATTGTTGATTCACTAATCGTTTATAGCAATAGCAATGCTATTACTCTGGTCACATGCCCTATTCTCGATTAAACGACTCAGCATATTTGCAAGAATGGCTTGTAAAAAACATATACTAAGGCTCTATTTGGGGGAGCTATTGGCAGTAGAGTTTTCGGAAGTAAAACTGTTAGAAGTAAAactttctgaagtagagcttttatgaaaagttgtttgctgtttgataactacatttctaaaatgttgtggcactttaacatttgtttggtaaacaaactgagaaagtactttttcggAAAActtcaaaatggagcttctcccagaaagctgtttttagctttctagaaaagctaaaacagcttgctgaaatttttaccaaacacctttttttttatccaaaagtatttttaaagggccagaaagtactttttggcccttcaaaagctcctccaaacagggcctaatgCAATAAGCATAATTTTGTAATATGTAATAATGGAAAATGGAGAGAACTAGAGTTGTTTGCTTATAACTAGAGTTCATGTCAAATTTTTATGGTTACTTCTACTCTTGTATCCAATGTTGTTTGTAATGTGTGTTTTTATTCAGATTAGGCTTTAGAGTGGGAtgaaaagtaaaaagaaaaatccatctAATTTGGTTTTATGCTTTCATGTCTATTTAATAAGCATCACATATAATCTCCAAAAGAAGTCAAATTTCCGCACTTGATAAGAGTCCAACAATCCATaccgttctttttctttttcttttttctaggaAGCCAACACCATTCAGTTGGCCCAGCATACTCTGAGGACATATAGGGGAAACAACAAAAAAGCTGAGTATGTGTAAAAAACAATTAAATAAACCCCGACCTCTATAATTTTTCTTCCCGCTACAAAGCAAAACAGAGGAAGGAACCATTGAACCAATATACTGAATtagatattcaaaaaaaaaaaaatcttttggttGATCGAgcatataataacaaaaataaataacccATTACCCATGTTACCCATGACCCAAGTAACCCAACTAACCCAAGTTACCCAACAAAGAGAACAGAACACTAAACCGCCTTGCTGGTCTGCTGGATGCCTGCCTGGATCATAGATTCGTACTTCGTAAACAGAGCAGCAGGCAGGGGCAGGCAGCAGCTGTGAAGCTATGATGGGCATTGGGCAGCTGGAGAGTAGAGGCAAATGGCGACCCCAGACTGGAAAGGAGACCTTCCTTTGGGCCGAggtcttaggcgaccgcctcggccGCTTAAGGCTTAGGCCAGCATTGTCTCGATGTAGAAACAAGTGGAGAGATGAATCCGTCTTTTGCAGGGGAGAGACCACCCCCTATCAGTTGCCGTACGTGACAAAAATTCTTGTGATAAGGGACAATCTTGCTGGCCCCACAAGCTCCACTGGGCAGATCTGGGTAGGACTGGGTTCACGGAAGAATTTGTTTTTTCAACTTCAGCATCCAGAGTTGTTACTCTCTCTTCTAAGAAGATCATAGCTACACGGCAATCTTGCTGGCTACACATGCATCGGTGAGTGGGCGGACTTTTTGGGGAAATTGCACCCTATATCAGATGCACGATGGCAATAGTGCATCAGAGGAACAATCTGAGATGAGATAAGGATGCAAAAATCTAAAAGAAATCTGATTGGTATGGTAGGCTATGTCCCATAGCCTGGCGCCATAGCCGCATTTTGAAAGCGACCGGACGTTGAGCGGCCACCAAACTCACCGATGCAGCTGTAAAAAATAGATCACTATATGGCTGGGTTCTCCTTTCTGTATGGCGGGAGCTAGCTTGGGAAAATGATATCTCCCCCATACTTCACCACCACTTGAACACGTCGCTTTGTCCTTTTAGCACTCGGGAAAATGAAATTTCTCCCATACTTCACCCCTTGAACGTGGCCTTACCTTTACTCTGCACTTGCCGCTATTAAAATGGATCTGTTCTCATCTCTCTTCATCGCTCTAGACCTCACAACCCCTCGAAGGCTCACTATAAATATAAGGACAAACTAGACAAGGCATTGAAGGCATTGAACACAATGGATTCCTTTCTTACTCTACTAGCTTACTCATGTCTCCTCTTATTTCCAATAGCTGCATTCTTGTGTTTCAAGGCCACCTGGCCAAGCCCGAGGCTCCCTCCTGGCCCGATAAGGCTCCCAATCATCGGCAATCTTCATCAGTTGGGTGAGCATCCACACCGCTCGCTCCGGTTACTCTCGGAGAAGTATGGTTCCCTCATGAGCCTAAAGCTTGGTTGCATACCAACCATCATCGTATCCTCCCCGGAGATGGCCTGCGAGATTCTGAAGACCCAAGATCTCATCTTTTGCACTAGGCCTCCCCTGGTCGCCTACAAGCGATTCTCTTATGGTGGACGGGACATGGGCTTCTCACCCTACAGCGAACAGTGGAGACAACTGAGGAGGATTGGCATGTTAGAAGTCTTCAGTGCAAAGAGGGTGCAAGCCTTTCAGTCCATAAGGGCGGAAGAAGTGAACACCCTAGTGCAAACTCTATTAACGCAATCCTCGAGTGGTCCTGTCAATCTTAGTGAGATGTCTTTCTGCCTATTCAACAATATCACTACTCGAGAAATCTTCGGCAGGAGGATTTCGGGTGATGGTGACTGCACGAGCAGCAAATATCATCATCTCCTAAATGAGATGATGTCTTTACTGGGAGGGTTTTTTTTAGGGGATTTCTTTCCTTCGATGGAGTGGTTGGATGTGCTCACCGGGACGAGAGCGAGGCTCAAGAGGAGCTTCCATGCCATGGATGAGCTTCTTGAGGAGGAGATCGAAAAGCACATCCATGGTGGAGGAAGCCGAGATGACTTCATTGGTGTTCTCCTCCGGCTTCAAAAGGATTTAAGCCTTGGGTTTCCCCTCACCAGGGATCATATCAAAGGCATCGCCATGGTTAGCATCTTTGCCCCACTTCCTCCTTTACGCTGTAGAGGATATAAGTTGTTATTTGTTGTTTTATAAACCTACGTGTGCATAGAAATTATACAATTACTCTATCATCTTTGAGACATGTATGCATGGGTACCTGCACACAGATGGATAGTTCAactattttttttgcatgattaaattAAGCGTATAGActgatatacatgcatacacaaCCAGCTCAGCTTTCTTAACAGTATACGTAGCATGTCATAGCTGAGGCAGAGTCCATATCCACCACAAAGATGGGCATTGCAACTTGACCTTGATTACCATAATAGTAAGAGTAATACCAACAACATCAACAACAATAACCTCAATATATCATATATCAATTACAATTATGATGGGATAAGCCTTGTTTTCAAAATCCCGTGGCCGATCGTTCCATATATTTTTCTCAGTCGACCAATAGTTTCTGACATCACGAAATTATTGGAGGGCCACCCTTCAACAAAAAAGGAAATTGTTGGAGGGCCACCCttcaataaaaaaggaaattATTGGAGGGCCCTCTGCATCATCATTTCTTGGACGGCCTGACATGAAACAGTTAAGCTGTCTTGTCTCCTTGCCAGCTGGAGAGCCCTGGAATCCCCTCATGCTTACGCAGTAACAGACACATGAGGGAAGATCTCCATATAGAGACAGAGAAGATAatatcagcaaaaaaaaaaaaaaaaaaatcagattctCTTTCTTCTAAAAGACGGCACAAGATCCGAGTGCGACATGCAAGGTGTGCGAGTGTGGTCCCAAGAAGGAATTGGATAGGATTGCGAGAGGGAAAATTACAACAGCTTT
This region of Phoenix dactylifera cultivar Barhee BC4 unplaced genomic scaffold, palm_55x_up_171113_PBpolish2nd_filt_p 000100F, whole genome shotgun sequence genomic DNA includes:
- the LOC103698407 gene encoding cytochrome P450 71A1-like, giving the protein MDSFLTLLAYSCLLLFPIAAFLCFKATWPSPRLPPGPIRLPIIGNLHQLGEHPHRSLRLLSEKYGSLMSLKLGCIPTIIVSSPEMACEILKTQDLIFCTRPPLVAYKRFSYGGRDMGFSPYSEQWRQLRRIGMLEVFSAKRVQAFQSIRAEEVNTLVQTLLTQSSSGPVNLSEMSFCLFNNITTREIFGRRISGDGDCTSSKYHHLLNEMMSLLGGFFLGDFFPSMEWLDVLTGTRARLKRSFHAMDELLEEEIEKHIHGGGSRDDFIGVLLRLQKDLSLGFPLTRDHIKGIAMNVFIGGSDTSASTLEWGMTELMRNPMVLKKAQDEVRGLLGNKGKVEEDDVQQLRYLKLIIKEVLRLHSPVPLLVPHECMQDCKITGYNIPKKTRAYINVWAISRDPRYWQDAEAFIPERFEDNDINFKGQHFEFVPFGSGRRICPGMSLGVVAAELALANILYRFNWGLPDGISKEDIDMEEQFGLVIRRKSHLILVATPTSTDA